A segment of the Thermus thermamylovorans genome:
GGCCGCCTCTACGCCCGGGGGGCTTCGGACGACAAGGGTCAGCTTTGGGCCCACGTGGCCGCCCTCGAGGGCCTTTCCGCCCGGGTGAACGTGAAGTTCCTGGTGGAGGGGGAGGAGGAGATCGGAAGCCCGAACCTCCTTCCCTTCGTCCGGGTGAACCGGGAGAAGCTAAAGGCCGACGTGGTCCTCATCTCCGACGGGGCCATGTTCGCCCCCCACACCCCCACCCTCACCTATGGCCTGAGGGGCCTCTGCTACCTGGAGGTGCGCCTCAAGGGGGCCAGGCGGGACCTCCACTCCGGGGCCTTCGGCGGGGTGGCCCCGAACCCCATCCAGGCCCTGGGCTGGCTCCTGGCCAGGCTGAAGGACGAGGGGACGGGCCGGATCCTCATCCCCGGCTTCTACGAGCGGGTGCGCCCCCTGTCCGCGGAGGAGCGCCGCCTCTGGCCCCCCCTGGACGAGGCGTCCCTGAGGGCGGAGCTCGGGGTGGAGACCCTGCCCGGGGAGGAGGGCTACACCCCCTTGGAAAGGCTCTGGGCCCGGCCCACCCTGGACGCGAACGGCGTCTGGGGCGGGTACCAGGGGGAGGGTTCCAAGACGGTGATCCCCGCCGAGGCGGGGATGAAGCTTTCCATGCGCCTGGTGCCGGACCAGGACCCGGAGGAGGTGGCGGCCCAGGTGGAGGCCTACCTGCAGCAGGCCTGCCCCCCGGGCTACCGCCTGGAGGTCCGCCGCCTCCACGGGGGCAGGCCCGTCCTCACCGACCCCCATAGCCCTCCCATGCGCCTCATGGCGAAGGCCCTGGAGGAGGTCTGGGGCCGGCCCCCGGTCTACGCCCGGGAGGGGGGGACGATCCCCGTGGTGGCGGAGCTCCAGGAGGCCCTGGGGGCCCCCATCGTCCTCCTGGGCCTGGGCCTTCCCGACGACAACCTCCACGCCCCCAACGAGAAGCTGGACCTGGTGAACCTGGAGAAGGGGATCGCCGCCATAAGGCGCTTTCACGAGCTCCTGGCGGGGGGCTAGGGCTTGGCGGCCCTGGAGCGCTACCAGCTTCCCCTCTACCTCGGGGCGGCCCTTCTGGGGGCGGGGGTTGGGTTTTGGGCCCCCGGGCTCGCCCCCTGGGGGGAGGCCCTCCTTTGGCCTGCCCTGGCGGCCCTCCTCTTCGCCACCTTCCTCCAGGTGCCCCTCCTGGCCCTGCGCCGGGCGTTCCGCGACCGGGCCTTCCTCCTGGCGGGGCTTGTGGGCAACTTCCTCCTCATCCCCCTTTTGGTCTTCGGCCTCCTTCCCCTCCTGCCCCCCGATCCGGGCCTGCGCCTGGGGGTGGCCCTGGTCCTCCTCGTGCCCTGCACCGACTGGTTTTTGGCCTTCGCCCACCTGGGCCGGGGGGATGTGGCCCGGGCCCTGATCCTCACCCCCCTGAACCTCTTTCTCCAGCTCCTTCTTCTCCCCTTCTACCTCCTCCTCCTCCTGGGGGGAGGTGGGGGCGGTGTGCCTGCCCGCTCCCTGCTGGAGGCGGCTCTTGTGGTCCTCCTGCCCCTCTTCCTCGCCCTCTTCCTCCAGGCCCGCTCCTTGGGGCCCGCCCTGGCCGCCCGGACCGCCTCCTGGCCGGTGCCCCTTTTGGCCCTGGTGGTCTTCCTGGTGGCCTTGGGGCACGCGGGCTACCTCCCAGGGCTTCGGGCCCACCTGGGGAGCCTCCTGGCCCTCTTCGCCCTCTACCTCCTCCTGGCCCTGGGCCTGGCCTGGGCCCTGGCCCGCCTCTTCCGCCTCGAGGCCAGGGCGGGGCGGACGCTGGCCTTCAGCCTGGGCACCCGCAACTCCTTTCTGGTCCTCCCCCTGGCCCTGGCCCTGCCGGAGGGGATGGGGCTTGCCCCCCTGGCCATCGTCCTCCAGGCCCTGGTGGAACTTTTGGGCATGGGCGCCGCGGTGCGGTTGGTGCCCCGGCTTTTCCCCTAGCCCCCCTGCCCGGGGTGGGCCCGCCGGAAGATGAGGGCCTCCCCCACCCGGCCGGTGAGGAGGGGCACGGTGGCGCTTCTGGCCACCTGGGCGGCGAAGGGGACGTCGGCCTCGAGGCCCACCGCCCTCAGGGCCTGGGCGGCGGCGGAGAGGGCGAGGGCCTCCAGGGGGTCCTGGTAGGAGCGTTTCACGGAGAGGGCGATCCGGGCCCCGTCCTCGGGCTCCACCTCCCCCAGGAGGCCCAGGTACTCCGCCAAGACCCCGGCGGCGTAGAGGTCGTCCAGGCCCGCCCGCCCCTCCTTGCCCGCGCAGAGGATGGCCACCTCCTCCGAGGCCAGCTCCCGGGCCAGGCGGGCGGCGGCGTGGGCGTTGTAGAGGGAAGCCAGGAGGACGTGCTTGGCCGTCCTGGCCGCGGCGTGGGCCGCCTTGGTGCCGTTGGTGGTGCTCAGGACCACCACCTTGCCCCCCACGGGGGCCTCCAGGGCCTCCCGGGGGGAGTTCCCCAGGTCGAAGCCGGGGGGCTTGAGCCCCCCCACCTCCCCCGCCAGGAGCACATCCCGGTCCTTGAAGGCCCGGGCGGCCTCCAGGCCCGCCACCAGGTACAGGGCCTCCGCCCCCGCCTCCAGAAGGCAGCAGGCGGTGGTGGTGGCCCGGATCACGTCCACCACCAGGACCACGTCGGGGTAGGGCAGGGCCTCCCCGGGCAGGACGTCCACCCTCAAGCGCACGGCACACCCCCTTCAGGCCAGGCCGAAGGCCACTTCCTCCAAGAGCTTTGCGTCGGCAACCTCCACCTCCCCGGGGGCCAGGCGCAAGACCCCCTGATCCTTGAGCTGGTGCAGGACCCGGGTCACGGTTTCCCGGCTGGCCCCGGCCAGGGCCGCCAGGTCCTGGTGGCGCAGGCGCAGCCTGGGTCCGTACCCCTGGCGCAGGAGCTTGAGGAGAGCGTAGGCCACGCGGCTTTGCGCCTCCTCAAAGGCCAGGAGGTCCAGCTCCAGGTTGGCCTCCCGCAGGCGGTGGGCCAGGATGCGGGCCAGGTTGTGGGCAACGAGGGGCAGGCGGCGGATGAGCCCCAGGTAGGGCTCCCGGTACAGGGCGAGGAGGAGGGTGTCCTCCTCGGCCACGGCGCTGGCGCTCCTTTCCGAGGCGTCCAGGAGGCTCATCTCCCCGAAGACCCCCCCGGGGCCCAGGAAGCCCAGGGTCTTCTCCTGCCCTCCCAGATGGGTGCGGTAGAGCCGCACCCGGCCCCACTCCACCAGGTAAAGGCTCTGGCCCAGATCCCCCTGGTGGAAGATGGGCTTGCCCCGGGGGTAGGCGAGGGGCGTGAAGTAGGAGCGGGCCAGCCGGGCCTCCTCCAAGTTGAGGTCCAGGAAGAGGGGGCTTCCGGACATCGGCCTTACTCTAACCGAACCTTCATCTTCTGCCTAGAGCATGGGAGGGTGAGCCCGGTTCTCGAGGCTCGGGACCTGGGGTTTGCCTACGGGAACGGCCCCCTCTTCCGGGGGTTGGCCCTGGGGTTGTTCCCGAGGGGGAGCCTGGCCGTCTTGGGGCCTTCGGGAAGCGGCAAGACCACCCTGCTCCACCTCCTTGCGGGCCTCCTGCCCTTGCAGGAGGGGGAGGTGTACTGGGAAGGGGAGCCCATCCGTCCCTGGCCCGAGTCCCTCCGGGCCCGGAGGCGGCTCCGCTTTCTGGGCCTCGTCTTTCAGCACCACTTCCTTTTCCCCGAGCTCACCGCCCTGGAAAACGTCCTGGCCCCCGGCTACCTGGCGGGCCGGGTGGACCGGGCCTGGGGCCTTTGGCTCCTGGAGCGGCTTGGCCTCGGGGAGCGGGCCCACTTCCTTCCCCAAAGGCTCTCCGGCGGGGAGCGGCAGCGGGTGGCGGTGGCTAGGGCCCTTTACCTCCGGCCCAGGCTCCTCCTGGCGGACGAGCCCACCGCCAGCCTGGACCGCCGCCAGGCCCGGGAGGTGCTCGGCCTCATGCGGGAGCTCTGCCAGGAGGTGGGGGCGGCCCTGGTCCTGGCCACCCACGACGAGGGTTTGGTGGAGGGCTTCCCGGTCCTGAGGCTTTAGCCCCCGTCCCCGAGGGATTATGATTGGGCGGTATGAGTCCCATCCACGTGCGGGGCGAACCAGGAGACGTGGCGGAAAGGGTGCTCCTGCCGGGGGATCCGGGCCGGGCGGAGTGGATCGCCAAGACCTTTTTGCAGGATCCCCGCCTCTACACCTCCCACCGCGGCCTCCTGGGCTTCACAGGCCGCTACCGGGGGGTGCCGGTTTCCGTGCAGGCCACGGGCATGGGGGCCCCCTCGGCCAGCATCGTGGCCGAGGAGCTGGTGGGCCTGGGAGCCCGGGTCCTCCTGCGGGTGGGCACCTGCGGGGCGGTGGACGGGGCCTTGGCCCCGGGGGACCTGGTCATCGCCCAGGGGGCGGTGCCCCTGGACGGGGCCACGCGGCAGTACCTGGAGGGCCGCCCCTACGCCCCCGTGCCCGACCCCGAACTCTTCCGGGCCCTGTGGGCCAAGGCCGAGGCCAAGGGTTACCCCCACCACGTGGGCCTGGTGGCCACGGAGGACGCCTTCTACGCCACCACCCCGGAGAGCGCCCAGGGCTGGGCCCGCTTCGGGGTGCTGGCCTTTGAGATGGAGGCCAGCGCCCTTTTCCTCCTGGGCCGGATACGGGGGGTGCGGGCGGGGGCCATCCTTGCGGTGTCCAACCGCATCGGCGATCCTGCGCTGGCCCCACAGGAGGTGCTAGGGGAGGGGGTTCGGCGTATGGTGGAGGTGGCCCTCGAGGCCCTTTTGGAGGTGTAGCCATGGAAGAGCACAAGCACGAGTTTGTCCTGGAAATCCCGGAGTTCGCCCACCTTGCCTATGAGGTGGAGGAGGGCCTCGCCCTGGTGACCCTGAAGCGCCCGGAGGCCCTGAACGCCCTCTCCCAGGACCTCCTGCAGGAGCTCGCCGAGGTGGCCGAGGTCATCGCCCAAGACCCCGAGGTCCGGGCGGTTATCTTCGCCGGGGAGGGGAAGGCCTTCGCCGCCGGGGCGGACCTGAAGGAGATCGCCGCCCTCAAGGACCCCTTCGCCGCCCGGGAGTACGCCCTTTTGGGGCAGCAGGTCTTCGCGGAGATCGCCGCCCTGCCCGTTCCCACCATCGCCGCCATCCACGGCTACGCCCTGGGGGGCGGGCTGGAGCTGGCCCTGGCCTGCGACCTCCGCGTGGCCGCCAAGGGGGCCAAGCTGGGCCTGCCCGAGGTGGGCCTGGGCCTCATCCCCGGCTTCGGGGGCACCCAGAGGCTGCCCCGGCTCATCGGGCGGGGGCGGGCTTTGGACCTGATCCTCACCGGGCGGCACGTGCCCGCGGAGGAGGCCCTGGCCCTGGGTCTGGTGAACCGGCTGGGGGAGGACGCCCTGGAGGAGGCCAAAAAGCTCGCCCGGCAGATCCTCAAGAACGCCCCCGTTGCCCTGGCCCTGGCCAAGGAGAGCGTGGTGCGGGGAGAGGGGCTGGACCTGGCGGAGGCCCTGGAGATCGAGGCCGACCTCTTCGGCTACGCCGCAGCCACCGAGGACATGCGGGAGGGGGTGCGGGCCTTTTTGGAAAAGCGCCCCCCTGGCTTCCGGGGCGAGTAACGCCACCCCCCGCGGACGAAGTCCGCGGGGGGGCCCCAGCAAAGGGGCGCCCGAGGCTCCCACCAGGAGAAGGGAGCCAAGGGTTCGGCGGAAAGGGGTAGAGCCCCACCCTCTGGCCTCAGGGCTTCGGGGAACCTCCCGGGGCGCGACCATAGGGGAAGCCCTTTGAGGGCAGGCTTCCCCCTCTTCTCACTCCGGGATGGTGTAAGGTAAGGGTTGCCCATGACCGGGGAGCGCGTGGTCCATGTCGCCAGCCCCAAGGCCAAGCTTTACGCGGAGGCCGACCAGGCCATCCGTGAGCGCCTCAAACCCTTCCCCAAAGCCTTAAAGGCCTATGAGCTCCTCATCCAAGACCCCGAGGCCCGCGCTGGCTGGAACATGGCCAACTACCTCACCATGCGCAAGCTGGGCTACAACGACCACGGCCGGGTTCACGCCCTTCTCACGGGGGCGGCCAGCGTGGCCATCCTCTCCCTCTTGGCCGAGGCCGGGGTGCGGCTGGACACGGTGGACTCGGGGGCGGGGGAGCTGGAGGACGCCTACGCGGTGGTCCTCCTCTCGGCCATGCTCCACGACCTGGGCAACGGGGTCCACCGGGACCACCACGAGGCCTTCGGGGTCACCCTGGCCCTGCCCATCCTGAACCGCATCTTGGAGAAGATCTACCCGGATCCCGAGCAGCGCACCGCTCTCAGGGCCCTCATCCTCCACGGCATCTACAGCCATGACCTCAGCCCGGAGCCCCTCACCATCGAGGCCGGCGTCACCGCCGTGGCCGACGGCACCGACATCACCAAGGGCCGGGGCAGGAAGGCCTTCGCCCTGGGGAGCATCGACATCCACTCCATCAGCGCCTTGGCCGTGGACGAGGTGCGGATCCTGCGGGGGGAGAAGGTGCCCGTGGAGATCCAGGTGACCCTGAACAACTCCGCGGGCATCTTCCAGGTGGAGGAGACCCTCACCAAGAAGGTTCTGCGGAGCCCTCTGCGGCCCTATGTGAGCGTGGTGGCCGTGGCCGAGGGGAACGGTGGGGACCAACGGATCGTCCACCGGGTGCGCTTGCACGAGAGGGAGGACCGCTTCGTGCTGGACTGAGCCCCAGGCCTCATCTCCGGAAGTAGCGGTAGGGGGGGCCTTCCCGCCCCACCTCCCCCTCCTGGCGCAGGTACTCCAGGTGGGCCAGGGTCTCCGCGAAGGCGAAGCGCCTGCCGGCGGCGTCCAGCTCCTGGGGGAAGAGCCTCAGGGAGAGCTCCCAGGCGGTCCTGGGGGCTTCCAGGTGGGCGAGTAGGGCCAGAAGGCGCGCCTCGTGGTGGGCGATGAGCTCATGGGCCCTCTTCGCCACCTCGCCGATGGGCCCGAAGTGCCCCGCATGGGCCACTTCCGCGGGGACTTCCGCCAGGCGCTTGAGGGAGGAGAGGAAGTCCCTGAGGGGGTTTTCCCGGGTGTAGGCCCAGAGGCCCACGTTGGGGGAGACCCGCTCCAGGAGGGCGTCTCCCGCCAGCAAGGCCCCCTCGTCCTCCAGCAAGAAGGCCACGTGCCCGTCCGCGTGCCCCGGGGTCCAGAGCGCCTTGAGGCGCCGGCCCGCCACCTCCAGGACCTCCCCGTCCCTCAGGGGTATGGGGTGCCTTGGGGGGTGGACCCTTTCCCGGGTCTTGGTCATGGCCTCCCGGATGCCCAGGAGGGCAGCCTCGGGGGTGCCGTGCTCCCGGAAGAGCCGCCAGGAGGCTTCCTCAAAGGCCTCGGGCGCCACCCAGAAGCGGTGGCCCCGGGGGAGTTCCTCCTCGTGTAGGTAGACCCTTGCCCCAAGCCCCTCGAAGAACCCCGCCAGGCCGTAGTGGTCGGGGTGATGGTGGGTGAGGAGGATGGCCTTCACATCCTGGAAGCAGAGGCCGAGCTCCGCCAGGTAGAGCTCCAGGGCCCCCCGGGCGGTGCGCGTGCCCAGGGCGGTGTCCACCAGGGCCACCTCCCCTCCGCCCTTCAGGAGGTAGAGGTTCACCGTCTTAAGGGGGTAGGGGATGGGGACGGGGAGGAGGTAGAGCCCGGGGAGGAGCTCCCTCATAGGAGCACCTTCAGGAGGAGGAGGGCGGCCAGGAAGGGATCCCGTTCCTTGAGGTGCCAGGGGAAGAGGTACCCCCCTTCCCCGTCCGCCTCCACCTCGAGGCCCCCCAGGGCCTCCTGCAGGCGGGCCAAGGCCTCCTGGGGAGGGAGCACCTCCCCCCCGGGGAGGATCACGGCCAGGCGGTCCCCGTCCCCGTCCAGGGCGAAGCCCGCCGCCGGGGGCTCCTGGGCTCGCAGCAAGGCCAGAAGGGTGCCGAGGTTCTCCGGCCTGGGGTCCGGGTCCACCCCGTAGAACAGGGGGTGGGGGAGGGGGTGGAGCTCCCGGAGCTCCACCTGCAGGCCCAGGAGCTTGCAGGCTTGGGGCATCACCCCACCCCCCGCCCCCCCCAGGGTGTCCAGGTAGACCACGCCCTTCTTCTCCTTGGCCCCTTCCCCGGCGCTTTGCGCCAGGCGTTCCAGGTAGGCCTTTTTCAGGTCCAGGGGCTGGAAGCTCCCCCGGGCCTCGGGCGCCCTTTCGGAAAGGGGAAGGTCCTGAGGGGCGAGGGGCAGGCCCGGCCCCAGGCGGAGCCTCACCCCCTGGTAGCGGGCGGGCCTGCGGCCTGCGGTGAGGTAGAAGCCCGCGGCCTCCCGTTCCTCCAGGGCGAAGCCGAAAAGGGGGAGGGGGGTGGGTCCTCGGAGCAGGTGGGTTTCCAAGCCCAGGCCAGCGAGCACCCCCGCGGCCTCCTCCGCCATCTCCTTCGCCAGGAAGCGGGCGTCGTGGGCCACCACCGCCCGCCTTAGCCCTTCCGCCCGCACCCTCTCCCCAAAGCCCGCGGCCAGCCGGGCCACCTGGGCGAAGGTGAAGCCCCGGGCGATCTCCCCCAGGAAGCCCTCTTGCGTGGGGTAGAGCTCCATGCCCTAAAGTCTACCCCGTGGTACACTCTCCCCCGTGGACGACGAGCTCCTCCACTCCCTGAACGAGGCCCAGCGCCAGGCGGTCCTGCACTTTGAGGGCCCGGCCCTGGTGGTGGCGGGGGCGGGCAGCGGCAAGACCCGCACCGTGGTCCACCGGGTGGCCTACCTCATCGCCCAGAGGGGCGTCTTCCCTTCGGAGATCCTGGCGGTCACCTTCACCAACAAGGCCGCGGAGGAGATGCGGGAGCGCCTGAGGCGCATGGTGCGGGGGGCGGGGGAGCTTTGGGTTTCCACCTTCCATGCCGCCGCCCTGCGCCTCCTCAGGGTCTACGGGGAGCGGGTGGGCCTGAAGCCTGGCTTCGTGGTCTACGACGAGGACGACCAGACGGCCCTCCTCAAGGAGGTCCTGAAGGAGCTGGGCCTTGCCGCGCGCCCCGGGCCCATCAAGGCCCTCCTGGACCGGGCCAAGAACCGGGGGGAAGCGCCGGAAACCCTCCTGCAGGACCTCCCCGAGTACTACGGGGGCCTGAGCCGGGGGCGGCTTCTGGAGGTGGTGCGGCGCTACGGGGAGGCCCTCAGGGCCCAGGGGGCCCTGGACTTCGGGGACATCCTCCTCTACGCCCTGCGCCTTCTGGAAGGGGACGGGGAGGTCTTGCGGCGGGTGCGGCGGCGGGCCCGCTTCATCCACGTGGACGAGTACCAGGACACGAGCCCCGTGCAGTACCGCCTCACCAAGCTCCTGGCGGGGGAGGAGGCCAACCTCATGGCCGTGGGGGATCCGGACCAGGGCATCTACTCCTTCCGCGCCGCGGACATCAAGAACATCCTGGAGTTCACCCGGGACTTCCCCGGGGCCAAGGTGTACCGCCTCGAGGAGAACTACCGCTCCACCGAGGCCATTCTCCGCTTCGCCAACGCCGTCATCGCCAGGAACGCCCTGCGGCTGGAGAAGACCCTGAGGGCGGTGAGGCCCGGGGGGGAGCCGGTGCGCCTCTACCGGGCCAGGGACGCCCGGGACGAGGCCCGCTTCGTGGCGGAGGAGATCCAGCGCCTGGGCCCCCCCTTTGACCGGGTGGCGGTCCTCTACCGCACCAACGCGCAAAGCCGCCTCCTGGAGCAGGCCCTGGCCTCTAGGGGCATCGGGGCGCGGGTGGTGGGGGGCGTGGGCTTCTTCGAGCGGGCGGAGGTGAAAGACCTCCTGGCCTACGCCCGCCTCGCCCTGAACCCCCTGGACGGGGTGAGCCTCAAGCGGGTGCTGAACACCCCTCCCCGGGGCATCGGCCCGGCCACGGTGGAAAAGCTCACCCGCATTGCCCAGGAAAGGGGGCTTCCCCTCTACGAGGCCCTGAGGGTGGGGGCGGAAGCCCTCCCCCGGCCCGAGCCCCTCCGCCACTTCCTGGCCCTGATGGAGGAGCTAGGGGACCTGGCCTTTGGCCCGGCGGAAGGGTTTTTCCGCCACCTCCTCGAGGCCACGGACTACCCCGCCTATCTGAAGGAGGCCTACCCCGAGGACCTCGAGGACCGCCTGGAGAACGTGGAGGAGCTCCTCCGGGCCGCCCGGGAGGCCGAGGGGCTCGTGGAGTTCCTGGACAAGGTGGCCCTCACCGCCAGGGCGGAGGAGCCCGCGGAGGCGGGGGGCAGGGTGGCCCTCATGACCCTGCACAACGCCAAGGGCCTGGAGTTCCCCGTGGTCTTCCTGGTGGGGGTGGAGGAGGGGCTTTTGCCCCACCGCTCCTCGGCGAGCACCCTGGAGGGCCTGGAGGAGGAGCGCCGCCTCTTCTACGTGGGCCTGACCCGGGCCCAGGAAAGGCTTTACCTCTCCCACGCGGAGGAGCGG
Coding sequences within it:
- a CDS encoding phosphoglucomutase; protein product: MELYPTQEGFLGEIARGFTFAQVARLAAGFGERVRAEGLRRAVVAHDARFLAKEMAEEAAGVLAGLGLETHLLRGPTPLPLFGFALEEREAAGFYLTAGRRPARYQGVRLRLGPGLPLAPQDLPLSERAPEARGSFQPLDLKKAYLERLAQSAGEGAKEKKGVVYLDTLGGAGGGVMPQACKLLGLQVELRELHPLPHPLFYGVDPDPRPENLGTLLALLRAQEPPAAGFALDGDGDRLAVILPGGEVLPPQEALARLQEALGGLEVEADGEGGYLFPWHLKERDPFLAALLLLKVLL
- a CDS encoding enoyl-CoA hydratase/isomerase family protein, giving the protein MEEHKHEFVLEIPEFAHLAYEVEEGLALVTLKRPEALNALSQDLLQELAEVAEVIAQDPEVRAVIFAGEGKAFAAGADLKEIAALKDPFAAREYALLGQQVFAEIAALPVPTIAAIHGYALGGGLELALACDLRVAAKGAKLGLPEVGLGLIPGFGGTQRLPRLIGRGRALDLILTGRHVPAEEALALGLVNRLGEDALEEAKKLARQILKNAPVALALAKESVVRGEGLDLAEALEIEADLFGYAAATEDMREGVRAFLEKRPPGFRGE
- a CDS encoding dipeptidase, translating into MSALEPLLEFLTIPSVSTDPAHREDVRKAALWLAEKLGTLGFRTELHETPLHPILYAERVLDPEAPTVLVYGHYDVQPPDPLELWETPPFSPAVREGRLYARGASDDKGQLWAHVAALEGLSARVNVKFLVEGEEEIGSPNLLPFVRVNREKLKADVVLISDGAMFAPHTPTLTYGLRGLCYLEVRLKGARRDLHSGAFGGVAPNPIQALGWLLARLKDEGTGRILIPGFYERVRPLSAEERRLWPPLDEASLRAELGVETLPGEEGYTPLERLWARPTLDANGVWGGYQGEGSKTVIPAEAGMKLSMRLVPDQDPEEVAAQVEAYLQQACPPGYRLEVRRLHGGRPVLTDPHSPPMRLMAKALEEVWGRPPVYAREGGTIPVVAELQEALGAPIVLLGLGLPDDNLHAPNEKLDLVNLEKGIAAIRRFHELLAGG
- a CDS encoding purine-nucleoside phosphorylase, coding for MSPIHVRGEPGDVAERVLLPGDPGRAEWIAKTFLQDPRLYTSHRGLLGFTGRYRGVPVSVQATGMGAPSASIVAEELVGLGARVLLRVGTCGAVDGALAPGDLVIAQGAVPLDGATRQYLEGRPYAPVPDPELFRALWAKAEAKGYPHHVGLVATEDAFYATTPESAQGWARFGVLAFEMEASALFLLGRIRGVRAGAILAVSNRIGDPALAPQEVLGEGVRRMVEVALEALLEV
- a CDS encoding ABC transporter ATP-binding protein, which produces MSPVLEARDLGFAYGNGPLFRGLALGLFPRGSLAVLGPSGSGKTTLLHLLAGLLPLQEGEVYWEGEPIRPWPESLRARRRLRFLGLVFQHHFLFPELTALENVLAPGYLAGRVDRAWGLWLLERLGLGERAHFLPQRLSGGERQRVAVARALYLRPRLLLADEPTASLDRRQAREVLGLMRELCQEVGAALVLATHDEGLVEGFPVLRL
- a CDS encoding MBL fold metallo-hydrolase, which codes for MRELLPGLYLLPVPIPYPLKTVNLYLLKGGGEVALVDTALGTRTARGALELYLAELGLCFQDVKAILLTHHHPDHYGLAGFFEGLGARVYLHEEELPRGHRFWVAPEAFEEASWRLFREHGTPEAALLGIREAMTKTRERVHPPRHPIPLRDGEVLEVAGRRLKALWTPGHADGHVAFLLEDEGALLAGDALLERVSPNVGLWAYTRENPLRDFLSSLKRLAEVPAEVAHAGHFGPIGEVAKRAHELIAHHEARLLALLAHLEAPRTAWELSLRLFPQELDAAGRRFAFAETLAHLEYLRQEGEVGREGPPYRYFRR
- a CDS encoding 2-phosphosulfolactate phosphatase yields the protein MRLRVDVLPGEALPYPDVVLVVDVIRATTTACCLLEAGAEALYLVAGLEAARAFKDRDVLLAGEVGGLKPPGFDLGNSPREALEAPVGGKVVVLSTTNGTKAAHAAARTAKHVLLASLYNAHAAARLARELASEEVAILCAGKEGRAGLDDLYAAGVLAEYLGLLGEVEPEDGARIALSVKRSYQDPLEALALSAAAQALRAVGLEADVPFAAQVARSATVPLLTGRVGEALIFRRAHPGQGG
- a CDS encoding bile acid:sodium symporter; this translates as MAALERYQLPLYLGAALLGAGVGFWAPGLAPWGEALLWPALAALLFATFLQVPLLALRRAFRDRAFLLAGLVGNFLLIPLLVFGLLPLLPPDPGLRLGVALVLLVPCTDWFLAFAHLGRGDVARALILTPLNLFLQLLLLPFYLLLLLGGGGGGVPARSLLEAALVVLLPLFLALFLQARSLGPALAARTASWPVPLLALVVFLVALGHAGYLPGLRAHLGSLLALFALYLLLALGLAWALARLFRLEARAGRTLAFSLGTRNSFLVLPLALALPEGMGLAPLAIVLQALVELLGMGAAVRLVPRLFP
- a CDS encoding HD domain-containing protein, whose translation is MTGERVVHVASPKAKLYAEADQAIRERLKPFPKALKAYELLIQDPEARAGWNMANYLTMRKLGYNDHGRVHALLTGAASVAILSLLAEAGVRLDTVDSGAGELEDAYAVVLLSAMLHDLGNGVHRDHHEAFGVTLALPILNRILEKIYPDPEQRTALRALILHGIYSHDLSPEPLTIEAGVTAVADGTDITKGRGRKAFALGSIDIHSISALAVDEVRILRGEKVPVEIQVTLNNSAGIFQVEETLTKKVLRSPLRPYVSVVAVAEGNGGDQRIVHRVRLHEREDRFVLD
- a CDS encoding Crp/Fnr family transcriptional regulator produces the protein MSGSPLFLDLNLEEARLARSYFTPLAYPRGKPIFHQGDLGQSLYLVEWGRVRLYRTHLGGQEKTLGFLGPGGVFGEMSLLDASERSASAVAEEDTLLLALYREPYLGLIRRLPLVAHNLARILAHRLREANLELDLLAFEEAQSRVAYALLKLLRQGYGPRLRLRHQDLAALAGASRETVTRVLHQLKDQGVLRLAPGEVEVADAKLLEEVAFGLA
- a CDS encoding ATP-dependent helicase, whose amino-acid sequence is MDDELLHSLNEAQRQAVLHFEGPALVVAGAGSGKTRTVVHRVAYLIAQRGVFPSEILAVTFTNKAAEEMRERLRRMVRGAGELWVSTFHAAALRLLRVYGERVGLKPGFVVYDEDDQTALLKEVLKELGLAARPGPIKALLDRAKNRGEAPETLLQDLPEYYGGLSRGRLLEVVRRYGEALRAQGALDFGDILLYALRLLEGDGEVLRRVRRRARFIHVDEYQDTSPVQYRLTKLLAGEEANLMAVGDPDQGIYSFRAADIKNILEFTRDFPGAKVYRLEENYRSTEAILRFANAVIARNALRLEKTLRAVRPGGEPVRLYRARDARDEARFVAEEIQRLGPPFDRVAVLYRTNAQSRLLEQALASRGIGARVVGGVGFFERAEVKDLLAYARLALNPLDGVSLKRVLNTPPRGIGPATVEKLTRIAQERGLPLYEALRVGAEALPRPEPLRHFLALMEELGDLAFGPAEGFFRHLLEATDYPAYLKEAYPEDLEDRLENVEELLRAAREAEGLVEFLDKVALTARAEEPAEAGGRVALMTLHNAKGLEFPVVFLVGVEEGLLPHRSSASTLEGLEEERRLFYVGLTRAQERLYLSHAEEREVYGRSESARPSRFLEEVEEGLYQEYDPYRERPPRPAPPTHKPKPGAYRGGEKVVHPRFGPGTVVAASGDEVTVHFEGVGLKRLSLRYADLRPA